A single genomic interval of Oceanithermus profundus DSM 14977 harbors:
- a CDS encoding SDR family NAD(P)-dependent oxidoreductase yields the protein MKEPRLAELIALDGKRALVTGAAGGIGRAVALRLAEAGAELVLVDRDREGLERLRRKLDGRAEAYALDLAQKPAIDALWRDLAGRAPELLVNNAGVYAFRDLLEVDEAFYRRQMAVNLDAVYWMTQGFLAAREGRSGALVNVGSIEAFLPFAPGLAHYDAAKLGVVALTRAVAREYGPRIRANVVVPGGVATEGVRRLRKQAILGVELGKVGVAYNFNQRLPLRRFGRPDEVARAVLFLVSDLASYVTGAVLAVDGGFLST from the coding sequence GTGAAGGAACCCCGGCTGGCCGAGTTGATCGCGCTTGACGGCAAGCGTGCGCTGGTGACGGGCGCCGCAGGCGGCATCGGCCGCGCGGTGGCGCTGCGCCTCGCCGAGGCGGGGGCGGAGCTCGTCCTCGTCGACCGCGACCGCGAAGGGCTCGAGCGCCTGCGCCGCAAGCTGGACGGGAGGGCCGAGGCCTACGCCCTCGACCTCGCCCAGAAGCCGGCGATCGACGCGCTGTGGCGCGACCTCGCGGGGCGGGCGCCCGAGCTCCTCGTCAACAACGCCGGCGTCTACGCCTTCCGCGACCTGCTCGAGGTGGACGAGGCCTTCTACCGCCGGCAGATGGCCGTCAATCTCGACGCCGTCTACTGGATGACCCAGGGCTTCCTGGCCGCCCGCGAGGGGCGTTCGGGCGCGCTGGTCAACGTCGGCTCGATCGAGGCCTTCCTGCCCTTCGCCCCCGGACTGGCGCACTACGACGCCGCCAAGCTGGGCGTCGTCGCCCTCACCCGCGCGGTGGCGCGCGAGTACGGCCCGCGCATCCGCGCCAACGTGGTGGTGCCCGGCGGCGTCGCCACCGAAGGGGTGCGCCGCCTGCGCAAGCAGGCCATCCTGGGCGTCGAGCTCGGGAAGGTCGGCGTGGCCTACAACTTCAACCAGCGGTTGCCCCTGCGCCGTTTCGGCCGCCCCGACGAGGTGGCGCGGGCCGTCCTCTTCCTGGTCAGCGACCTCGCGAGCTACGTGACCGGCGCGGTGCTGGCGGTGGACGGCGGCTTCCTCTCGACCTGA
- a CDS encoding 3-hydroxybutyrate dehydrogenase, with amino-acid sequence MAKSERTALVTGAAGGIGRAVAERLAAEGYRVVICDKEPAGAQEAARLGAAFVQADLSDPKEVWRLAVEARRAFGRVDVLVNNAGFQHVAPLERFPLDVWQAMQQVMVTAPFQLIRSFLPEMKERGWGRIVNMGSIHSTVASPYKAAYVTAKHALLGLTRAAALEAGEAGVTVNAVCPAYVRTPLVERQIADQAANLGLDPGEVVGRVMLEPAAIKRLIEPEEVAALVAFLVSDEAGAITGGCLPVDLGWTAR; translated from the coding sequence ATGGCGAAAAGCGAGCGAACCGCACTGGTGACCGGGGCGGCCGGGGGGATCGGCCGCGCCGTGGCCGAACGGCTGGCCGCGGAGGGGTACCGCGTGGTGATCTGCGACAAGGAGCCCGCCGGCGCGCAGGAGGCGGCGCGGCTCGGCGCGGCCTTCGTCCAGGCCGACCTTTCGGACCCGAAGGAAGTCTGGCGCCTGGCGGTGGAGGCCCGCCGGGCCTTCGGGCGGGTGGACGTCCTCGTCAACAACGCCGGCTTCCAGCACGTCGCGCCGCTCGAGCGCTTCCCCCTGGACGTCTGGCAGGCGATGCAGCAGGTGATGGTGACCGCCCCCTTCCAGCTGATCCGCTCATTTCTGCCCGAGATGAAGGAGCGCGGCTGGGGCCGGATCGTCAACATGGGCTCGATTCATTCGACCGTGGCCAGCCCCTACAAGGCCGCCTACGTCACGGCCAAGCACGCGCTCCTCGGCCTCACCCGCGCCGCGGCGCTCGAGGCCGGCGAGGCCGGGGTGACGGTGAACGCCGTCTGCCCCGCCTACGTACGAACGCCCCTGGTCGAGCGCCAGATCGCGGACCAGGCGGCGAACCTGGGCCTGGACCCCGGCGAGGTGGTCGGGCGGGTGATGCTCGAGCCCGCCGCCATCAAGCGCCTGATCGAGCCCGAGGAGGTGGCCGCGCTGGTGGCCTTCCTGGTCTCGGACGAGGCCGGCGCCATCACCGGCGGCTGCCTGCCCGTCGACCTGGGCTGGACGGCGCGCTAA
- a CDS encoding Hsp20/alpha crystallin family protein: protein MALVKREIRPTAELTPFRTWGPMSLFDEFNRLFEETLGDLGRVTAPSTYVAPVDLYETDDALVLEMAVPGLTAEEIDISLEGNKLTIRGEHKPVEDQGVRRYYLQEIPHGTFVRSFTLPVEISSDEVKAEFKNGMLKLTMPKVETARAKRIPISVAQ, encoded by the coding sequence ATGGCTCTGGTGAAGCGCGAGATTCGCCCGACCGCTGAACTCACCCCCTTCCGCACCTGGGGTCCGATGAGCTTATTCGACGAGTTCAACCGGCTCTTCGAGGAGACCTTGGGCGACCTCGGCCGCGTGACCGCGCCCAGCACCTACGTGGCGCCGGTGGACCTCTACGAGACCGACGACGCGCTGGTGCTGGAGATGGCGGTCCCCGGGCTGACCGCGGAGGAGATCGACATCAGCCTCGAGGGCAACAAGCTGACGATCCGCGGTGAGCACAAGCCGGTCGAGGATCAGGGCGTGCGCCGCTACTACCTGCAGGAGATCCCGCACGGCACCTTCGTCCGCAGCTTCACCCTGCCGGTGGAGATCAGCAGCGACGAGGTGAAGGCCGAATTCAAGAACGGCATGCTCAAGCTGACCATGCCCAAGGTCGAGACCGCGCGCGCCAAGCGGATCCCCATCTCGGTCGCTCAGTAA
- a CDS encoding MBL fold metallo-hydrolase, with amino-acid sequence MRIETRAFGPLQANAYLVWDDPERAVLVDPGDEPERLLAWVRGSGARPEAVLLTHAHFDHVGAVRAVVEAHDLPVLLHPAARPVYERAAAAAMRWGLFIDPPPTAALVDLAEGPLTYGPGFEVRHLPGHCPGHVAFYQAGAEAVFAGDLLFAGGVGRWDLPGANLDDLKRSIRRLFELPEATRVYPGHGPATTLAAERRSNPFVQDWLG; translated from the coding sequence ATGCGGATCGAAACGCGCGCCTTCGGCCCCCTGCAGGCCAACGCCTACCTGGTCTGGGACGATCCGGAGCGGGCGGTGCTCGTCGACCCCGGCGACGAGCCCGAGCGGCTGCTCGCCTGGGTGCGGGGCAGCGGGGCGCGGCCCGAGGCCGTGCTGCTGACCCACGCCCACTTCGATCACGTCGGCGCGGTGCGGGCGGTGGTGGAGGCCCACGACCTGCCCGTACTGCTGCACCCCGCCGCCCGCCCGGTCTACGAGCGCGCGGCGGCTGCGGCGATGCGCTGGGGCCTGTTCATCGACCCGCCGCCCACCGCGGCCCTGGTGGACCTGGCCGAGGGCCCGCTGACCTACGGGCCGGGCTTCGAGGTGCGGCACCTGCCCGGCCACTGCCCCGGCCACGTCGCCTTCTACCAGGCGGGGGCGGAGGCGGTCTTCGCGGGGGACCTGCTCTTCGCCGGGGGCGTGGGCCGCTGGGACCTTCCCGGCGCAAACCTCGACGACCTGAAACGCTCGATCCGGCGCCTCTTCGAGCTGCCCGAGGCCACCCGCGTCTACCCCGGCCACGGCCCCGCGACCACCCTGGCCGCCGAGCGGCGCAGCAACCCCTTCGTGCAAGACTGGCTCGGCTAG
- a CDS encoding rod shape-determining protein yields MFRGEDIGIDLGTASVLVYVRGKGIVLREPSVIAMVRDSKDVKAVGAEAYRMLGRTPGNIIAVRPLKDGVIADYTLTERMLTMFLKKVLSPMARFFKPQVMVGVPSGVTEVERMAVVRAVVDAGAKRAFLIEEPLAAAIGAGINIAAPAGSMVVDIGGGSSDIAVISLGGIVQSESLRIAGNEFDQSIIRYVRRAHNLLIGERTAEEVKIKIGAAKVLSDEDRLVAEVRGRDVVTGLPKTVEVTTDEVVESLAEPLEKLVMGVRRVLEATPPELISDIVDRGILLSGGGALLRNLDHMLQEATNVPVIVAENALDAVAYGTGKALEMIPVLKDTLISSDSVLRR; encoded by the coding sequence ATGTTTAGGGGCGAGGATATCGGAATCGACTTGGGCACCGCCAGCGTGCTGGTGTACGTGCGCGGCAAAGGGATCGTCCTGCGCGAACCCTCCGTCATCGCCATGGTGCGCGACAGCAAGGACGTCAAGGCCGTCGGCGCCGAGGCGTACCGAATGCTGGGCCGCACGCCGGGCAACATCATCGCGGTGCGCCCGCTCAAGGACGGGGTGATCGCCGACTACACCCTGACCGAGCGCATGCTCACCATGTTCCTCAAGAAGGTGCTCTCGCCCATGGCGCGCTTCTTCAAGCCGCAGGTCATGGTCGGCGTGCCCAGCGGCGTGACCGAGGTCGAGCGCATGGCCGTGGTGCGCGCGGTCGTCGACGCCGGGGCCAAGCGCGCCTTCCTGATCGAAGAACCCCTGGCCGCGGCGATCGGCGCGGGCATCAACATCGCCGCGCCCGCGGGCAGCATGGTCGTCGACATCGGCGGCGGCAGCTCCGACATCGCCGTGATCAGCCTGGGCGGCATCGTCCAGTCCGAGTCGCTGCGCATCGCCGGCAACGAGTTCGACCAGTCGATCATCCGTTACGTGCGCCGCGCCCACAACCTGCTCATCGGCGAGCGCACCGCCGAGGAGGTCAAGATCAAGATCGGCGCCGCCAAGGTGCTCTCCGACGAGGACCGCCTCGTCGCCGAGGTGCGCGGGCGCGACGTGGTCACCGGCCTGCCCAAGACCGTCGAGGTCACCACCGACGAGGTCGTCGAGTCGTTGGCCGAGCCCTTGGAGAAGCTGGTCATGGGCGTGCGGCGGGTGCTCGAGGCCACGCCCCCCGAGCTGATCTCCGACATCGTCGACCGCGGCATCCTCCTCTCGGGCGGCGGGGCGCTTTTGCGCAACCTCGACCACATGCTCCAGGAGGCCACCAACGTGCCCGTGATCGTCGCCGAGAACGCCCTCGACGCGGTGGCCTACGGCACCGGCAAGGCGCTGGAGATGATCCCGGTGCTCAAGGACACCCTGATCTCCTCCGACTCGGTCCTGCGCCGCTAG
- the fabZ gene encoding 3-hydroxyacyl-ACP dehydratase FabZ, whose translation MHEILELLPHRYPFLLIDRILEADPERFKVLKNVTFNEPFFPGHFPDHPVMPGVLIVEAMAQASVASLATRPDFAAGQIAYLAGVDDARFLKPVTPGDTLILEGTLRYRRGLGKSEVSARVEGEEVARAKLTFVVRSR comes from the coding sequence GTGCACGAGATCCTCGAGCTGCTGCCCCACCGCTACCCCTTCCTGCTCATCGACCGCATCCTGGAGGCCGACCCCGAACGCTTCAAGGTGCTCAAGAACGTCACCTTCAACGAACCCTTCTTTCCCGGCCACTTCCCCGACCACCCGGTCATGCCCGGCGTCCTCATCGTCGAGGCCATGGCCCAGGCGAGCGTGGCCAGCCTGGCCACCCGCCCCGACTTCGCGGCCGGCCAGATCGCCTACCTGGCCGGCGTGGACGACGCGCGCTTCCTGAAGCCCGTCACCCCCGGCGACACCCTGATCCTCGAGGGCACGCTGCGCTACCGGCGCGGCCTCGGCAAGTCGGAGGTGAGCGCCCGGGTCGAGGGCGAAGAGGTGGCGCGCGCCAAACTGACCTTCGTCGTGCGGAGCCGCTAG
- a CDS encoding LptF/LptG family permease, translating to MFTILDRYILREVVPVLLVSALLYVAVFLFGFFYVGSRWLDGAPVLKVLTWLGYHVPGVLVQVLPMAVVSAVVIPFGRMATEGAVLATQAGGVSLVRLLRPVLLLGFLLAGFSLYLSENVVPESNARVRGYWYDELTTPGHGLYRLRGKTVPLGNGIELFFSGYDWAHRAMTGVRLQLWKDRQVTVIFADRGVYQGRDLKLTGYRIYTVDYAAIDGLLNASDAQLPARLQQVFKNVSVPRSEEASTTIKVGLSRDEALANFADPLAADTLSLSEAWQRYTDPKLAPADRTDAGLAFHSKLALPLANVVLVLISLPFAVYYGRSPGLSMGMSVMIAVGYYLVFLLARSMGGLGMLPPALAAWGANLLFAFVGWRLIRR from the coding sequence ATGTTCACGATCCTCGACCGCTACATCCTGCGGGAGGTGGTGCCGGTCCTGTTGGTCTCGGCGCTGCTCTACGTGGCGGTCTTCCTCTTCGGCTTCTTCTACGTCGGCAGCCGCTGGCTCGACGGCGCCCCGGTGCTCAAGGTGCTGACCTGGCTGGGTTACCACGTGCCCGGGGTGCTCGTTCAGGTGCTGCCCATGGCCGTCGTCTCGGCCGTGGTCATCCCCTTCGGGCGCATGGCCACCGAGGGGGCCGTCCTGGCCACCCAGGCGGGCGGGGTCTCGCTGGTGCGGCTGCTGCGGCCGGTGCTGCTGCTGGGCTTCCTGCTCGCGGGCTTCTCGCTCTACCTCTCGGAGAACGTCGTGCCCGAGAGCAACGCCCGGGTGCGCGGCTACTGGTACGACGAGCTCACCACCCCGGGCCACGGCCTCTACCGCCTGCGCGGCAAGACCGTGCCCCTGGGGAACGGCATCGAGCTCTTCTTCTCCGGATACGACTGGGCCCACCGGGCCATGACCGGCGTGCGCTTGCAGCTGTGGAAGGACCGCCAGGTCACGGTCATCTTTGCCGACCGCGGCGTCTACCAGGGGCGCGACCTGAAGCTCACCGGCTACCGCATCTACACCGTGGACTACGCGGCCATCGACGGCCTCCTGAACGCCAGCGACGCCCAGCTGCCCGCGCGGCTGCAGCAGGTCTTCAAGAACGTCAGCGTGCCGCGCAGCGAGGAGGCCAGCACCACGATCAAGGTCGGCCTCAGCCGCGACGAGGCGCTGGCCAACTTCGCCGACCCGCTTGCGGCCGACACCCTGAGCCTCAGCGAGGCCTGGCAGCGCTACACCGACCCCAAGCTCGCCCCGGCCGACCGCACCGACGCCGGGCTGGCCTTCCACTCGAAGCTGGCGCTGCCGCTCGCGAACGTGGTGCTCGTGCTCATCTCGCTCCCCTTCGCCGTCTACTACGGGCGCAGCCCCGGCCTCTCGATGGGGATGAGCGTGATGATCGCGGTGGGCTACTACCTGGTCTTCCTGCTCGCCCGCTCGATGGGCGGCCTGGGGATGCTGCCGCCGGCGCTCGCGGCCTGGGGGGCCAACCTGCTCTTCGCCTTCGTGGGCTGGAGGTTGATCCGCCGGTGA
- a CDS encoding MGDG synthase family glycosyltransferase codes for MKAVLLSASFGGGHRQAARALRAALEAEGGCDCVEADYLRFIPAWEREPVTLTYAFWLRYWPAAYRWFYHWSNRPSEPKLIAETFSKAGLAGVIRFLGRTRPDAVVASYATVAAVAHRARRTSGQAFLNSLVVTDFRAHRHWARPEADLIFAAFPETAEDLVRHGVDPERVQVTGIPILPAFAALPDRSELRRRLGFDERPVVLLTSGGAGAYRSYERVLRVLLSLDLPMQLVTFNPHHNGTHEEERGRMRWIRTGLRDDFPEWMGAADWIVGKAGGLTASEALALGVPMVVFDPIPGQEEGNAQFLEERGAAVWIRQGRELRSRLARLIPDEARRAEMAAAARALGRPEAAQAIARALLQAEAR; via the coding sequence GTGAAGGCGGTGCTGCTCTCGGCCTCGTTCGGGGGCGGCCACCGCCAGGCCGCGCGGGCGCTGCGCGCGGCGCTCGAGGCCGAGGGGGGCTGCGACTGCGTCGAGGCCGACTACCTGCGCTTCATCCCCGCCTGGGAGCGCGAACCGGTGACGCTCACCTACGCCTTCTGGCTGCGCTACTGGCCCGCGGCCTACCGCTGGTTCTACCACTGGTCCAACCGCCCCAGCGAGCCCAAGCTGATCGCGGAAACCTTCAGCAAGGCGGGCCTCGCCGGGGTGATCCGCTTCCTGGGGCGCACGCGTCCGGACGCCGTGGTGGCCTCCTACGCCACCGTGGCCGCGGTGGCACACCGCGCCCGCCGCACCTCGGGGCAGGCCTTCCTGAACAGCCTCGTCGTCACCGACTTTCGCGCCCACCGCCACTGGGCGCGGCCCGAGGCCGACCTGATCTTCGCGGCCTTTCCCGAAACCGCGGAGGACCTGGTGCGCCACGGCGTGGATCCCGAGCGCGTACAGGTCACGGGCATCCCCATCCTGCCCGCCTTCGCCGCGCTGCCCGACCGTTCCGAGCTGCGCCGCAGGCTGGGCTTCGACGAGCGGCCGGTGGTGCTGCTCACCAGCGGCGGCGCCGGCGCCTACCGCAGCTACGAGCGGGTGCTGCGCGTCCTGCTGAGCCTCGACCTGCCCATGCAGCTCGTCACCTTCAACCCCCACCACAACGGCACCCACGAGGAGGAGCGGGGGCGGATGCGCTGGATTCGCACCGGCCTGCGCGACGACTTCCCCGAGTGGATGGGCGCCGCCGACTGGATCGTCGGCAAGGCGGGGGGGCTGACCGCGTCGGAGGCCCTGGCCCTGGGGGTGCCGATGGTCGTCTTCGACCCCATCCCCGGTCAGGAAGAGGGCAACGCCCAGTTCCTCGAGGAGCGGGGCGCGGCCGTCTGGATCCGCCAGGGCCGCGAGCTGCGGTCGCGCCTTGCGCGCCTCATCCCCGACGAAGCGCGGCGCGCGGAGATGGCCGCGGCGGCGCGGGCCCTGGGCCGGCCCGAGGCCGCGCAGGCGATCGCGCGCGCGCTGTTGCAAGCGGAGGCACGGTGA
- a CDS encoding polysaccharide deacetylase family protein, producing the protein MNVWAGLLGAAGFYWGLPYLVWQRWGLGVVQRGLGSARAELGLTFDDGPDPKTTPRVLDALAEAGVRATFFVLGERAEAHPELIARLQDEGHELALHGWRHRHGWLRTPGEAYADAVRGARALERLSGARPRFFRPPHGAWTWAQMAAARRLGLTPVQWTLEAHDWHPGHDAAAVVRRVAGDALPGDVVVMHDAGPGGRTAAEALPELLAELRARGFHPKPLGELRGLRRGAWRDLPRRAWAATVDRFFDRLYRVEELNYGAHSVFRVAKGPFPGPALELAGGGRVLPGAPAAELHLHSERMARAGEAGSLTAFRFFKKSVPDLARALRERPHLADVEVFWGVSLFHEVLGPVGFRSVELPPARRRFLGAYMHFLHRLYGGAPLKRVWPTLVYIDRATLLERYG; encoded by the coding sequence GTGAACGTCTGGGCCGGACTCCTGGGCGCCGCCGGCTTCTACTGGGGGCTGCCCTACCTGGTCTGGCAGCGCTGGGGGTTGGGGGTGGTGCAGCGGGGGCTGGGGAGCGCCCGGGCCGAGCTGGGCCTCACCTTCGACGACGGCCCCGACCCGAAGACAACGCCCCGGGTGCTGGACGCGCTGGCCGAGGCCGGCGTGCGGGCGACCTTCTTCGTCCTCGGCGAACGCGCCGAGGCCCACCCCGAGCTGATCGCGCGCCTGCAGGACGAGGGCCACGAGCTGGCCCTGCACGGCTGGCGCCACCGCCACGGCTGGCTGCGCACCCCCGGGGAGGCCTACGCCGACGCGGTGCGGGGGGCGCGGGCGCTCGAGCGCCTGAGCGGCGCCCGGCCGCGTTTCTTCCGCCCGCCCCACGGCGCCTGGACCTGGGCGCAGATGGCGGCGGCGCGGCGGCTGGGGCTCACGCCGGTGCAGTGGACGCTCGAGGCCCACGACTGGCACCCCGGCCACGACGCCGCGGCGGTCGTGCGCCGCGTCGCCGGGGACGCGCTGCCCGGCGACGTCGTCGTGATGCACGACGCCGGCCCCGGCGGGCGGACCGCCGCCGAGGCGCTGCCCGAACTGCTCGCGGAGCTACGGGCGCGCGGCTTCCACCCCAAGCCGCTGGGGGAGCTGCGCGGGTTGCGCCGGGGCGCATGGCGCGACCTGCCGCGGCGCGCCTGGGCGGCGACGGTCGACCGCTTCTTCGACCGCCTCTACCGCGTCGAGGAGCTGAACTACGGCGCCCACAGCGTCTTCCGCGTGGCCAAGGGGCCCTTCCCCGGCCCCGCGCTCGAACTCGCGGGCGGCGGCCGCGTCCTCCCCGGCGCCCCCGCCGCCGAGCTGCACCTGCACTCCGAACGGATGGCGCGGGCGGGCGAGGCCGGCTCGCTGACCGCCTTCCGCTTCTTCAAGAAGTCGGTGCCCGACCTGGCGCGGGCGCTGCGCGAGCGGCCGCACCTGGCCGACGTCGAGGTCTTCTGGGGGGTCTCGCTGTTCCACGAGGTCCTGGGCCCCGTGGGCTTCCGCTCGGTCGAGCTGCCGCCGGCGCGCCGCAGGTTCCTGGGCGCCTACATGCACTTCCTGCACCGGCTCTACGGGGGCGCGCCGCTAAAGCGGGTCTGGCCGACGCTCGTCTACATCGACCGCGCCACCCTGCTCGAGCGCTACGGCTAG
- a CDS encoding O-antigen ligase family protein, whose amino-acid sequence MRPRLAWLIALVPVFPPLYLAAFAALRSWRALGPLARGVVLFYLGTQLAAALLAPDPLASVPLALVRGLFVVALLLAGVRLADPRWLHYLLAGLAVVYLLAFWTSYDAFGAQFLARRLVHPYYTTVSIGLAGAVGVLLALDWRGPAWLRLGVGLLALAALAFSGSRGALAVLVVGVLAAAAVRDRRYLWGLGAAGGLAGLGYFLLASGERVTALTRLFSLNPNGRDVIWERAFAAFAQHPWGGVGPYQLGPWLVDLYKQGCNLWVGARYLGLGCPDWLEPFYGAWLIAHNLLLHALGETGVVGTLGFLALLALVGYAALRAREPLLAAIFFGYLVMSLVDNPMAVPSLHLAEVFWVAGGMALARSGLAVALEQGGAVDVDERRPDPL is encoded by the coding sequence GTGCGCCCCCGTCTCGCCTGGCTGATCGCCCTCGTCCCCGTCTTCCCGCCGCTCTACCTGGCGGCCTTCGCCGCGCTGCGTTCCTGGCGGGCGCTGGGGCCGCTGGCCCGGGGGGTGGTGCTCTTCTACCTGGGCACCCAGCTCGCGGCCGCGCTGCTTGCGCCCGACCCGCTGGCCTCGGTGCCGCTGGCGCTCGTGCGGGGGCTGTTCGTGGTGGCCCTGCTTCTCGCCGGGGTGCGGCTCGCCGACCCGCGCTGGCTGCACTACCTGCTCGCCGGGCTCGCCGTCGTCTACCTGCTTGCCTTCTGGACGAGCTACGACGCCTTCGGCGCGCAGTTCCTGGCGCGCCGGCTCGTCCACCCCTACTACACCACGGTCTCGATCGGGCTGGCCGGGGCGGTAGGGGTGCTGCTGGCCCTCGACTGGCGCGGTCCGGCGTGGCTGCGCCTGGGGGTGGGGTTGCTGGCGCTCGCGGCGCTGGCGTTCTCGGGGAGCCGGGGGGCGCTGGCGGTGCTGGTGGTGGGGGTGCTCGCGGCCGCGGCGGTGCGCGACCGGCGCTACCTCTGGGGGCTGGGGGCCGCCGGGGGGCTTGCGGGGCTCGGCTACTTCCTCCTCGCCTCCGGCGAGCGGGTGACCGCGCTGACGCGGCTCTTCTCGCTCAACCCCAACGGCCGCGACGTGATCTGGGAGCGGGCCTTCGCCGCCTTCGCCCAGCACCCCTGGGGCGGGGTGGGGCCCTACCAGCTGGGGCCCTGGCTGGTCGACCTCTACAAGCAGGGCTGCAACCTCTGGGTCGGGGCCCGCTACCTGGGCCTGGGCTGCCCCGACTGGCTCGAGCCCTTCTACGGCGCCTGGCTGATCGCCCACAACCTGCTGCTGCACGCCCTGGGCGAGACCGGCGTGGTGGGCACGCTGGGCTTCCTCGCCCTGCTGGCGCTGGTGGGCTACGCCGCGCTGCGCGCGCGCGAACCGTTGCTGGCCGCGATCTTCTTCGGCTACCTGGTCATGAGCCTGGTGGACAACCCCATGGCCGTGCCCAGCCTGCACCTGGCCGAGGTGTTCTGGGTCGCCGGGGGGATGGCGCTGGCGCGCTCGGGGCTAGCCGTAGCGCTCGAGCAGGGTGGCGCGGTCGATGTAGACGAGCGTCGGCCAGACCCGCTTTAG
- a CDS encoding KaiC domain-containing protein, whose protein sequence is MIGSPKPVLESILGAADLAQKIPEIEGVPSGVEGLDELFYTVVQERGKPVVKPLGGLPRRAAVHVTGTSDTGKSLFAEQYALAQAARGEGAVFVTVETPAPFVDAGLEQRRLAMGLGRDVLEGVTLVDAASHGELREDLPTLFATLDAAFEATGARHLVVDSLTGLYEAREMTARLIVRKVYLYAKEKDVTAVFTSQKRSSHEELSAEAAGGYAVSHILDATIVLAKRLVMTQAQSKLWGVPLGEVVRFLRIDGCRLSGHDTKTHYLELLPEGLLRVGPPIGASSSDA, encoded by the coding sequence GTGATCGGTTCGCCCAAGCCGGTGCTCGAGAGCATCCTCGGCGCGGCCGACCTGGCCCAGAAGATACCCGAGATCGAGGGGGTGCCCAGCGGCGTGGAGGGGCTGGACGAGCTCTTCTACACCGTCGTTCAGGAACGGGGGAAGCCGGTGGTCAAGCCCCTCGGGGGCCTGCCGCGGCGGGCGGCGGTGCACGTGACCGGCACCTCGGACACCGGCAAGAGCCTCTTCGCCGAGCAGTACGCGCTGGCCCAGGCGGCGCGCGGCGAGGGGGCGGTCTTCGTGACCGTGGAGACCCCGGCCCCCTTCGTGGACGCGGGGCTCGAGCAGCGGCGGCTGGCCATGGGGCTCGGGCGCGACGTGCTCGAGGGCGTCACCCTGGTGGACGCCGCCAGCCACGGCGAGCTGCGCGAGGACCTGCCCACCCTCTTCGCCACCCTCGACGCCGCCTTCGAGGCCACCGGGGCGCGCCACCTGGTGGTGGACTCGCTCACCGGCCTCTACGAGGCGCGCGAGATGACGGCGCGGCTGATCGTGCGCAAGGTCTACCTCTACGCCAAGGAAAAGGACGTGACCGCGGTTTTCACCTCGCAAAAGCGCTCGAGCCACGAGGAGCTCTCCGCCGAGGCCGCCGGCGGCTACGCGGTGAGCCACATCCTCGACGCCACCATCGTGCTCGCCAAGCGGCTGGTGATGACCCAGGCGCAGAGCAAGCTCTGGGGCGTGCCGCTGGGCGAGGTCGTGCGCTTCCTCCGCATCGACGGCTGCCGCCTCAGCGGCCACGACACCAAGACCCACTACCTCGAGCTCCTGCCCGAGGGGCTGTTGCGGGTGGGGCCGCCGATCGGCGCCTCCTCATCCGATGCCTGA
- a CDS encoding class I SAM-dependent methyltransferase: MSYDELADLYALQYEDYSDDLDFYARLAGRHGGPVLELGAGQGRVAAHLARRGVEVWALEPSAAMRRRGEAATRGLPVRWIAGGMRDFELGPRFPLVIAPFNALMHLYTLADQDAALARAVRHLDAGGVFAFDLYNPLQIDADAALRLEGRYGRTEVYYRQEHHPATQRLTTHYVIDETGPDGALKRRHNRLDQRYFTRYEIERWLAAAGLSGRLAGGFQGEPFTATSPVMVWTARQVS, encoded by the coding sequence GTGAGCTACGACGAGCTGGCCGACCTCTACGCCCTCCAGTACGAAGACTATTCAGATGACCTGGACTTCTACGCCCGCCTGGCCGGGCGCCACGGCGGGCCGGTGCTCGAGCTGGGCGCGGGGCAGGGGCGGGTGGCCGCCCACCTGGCGCGGCGCGGGGTCGAGGTCTGGGCGCTCGAGCCCAGCGCCGCCATGCGCCGCCGCGGCGAGGCGGCGACCCGCGGCCTGCCGGTGCGCTGGATCGCGGGCGGCATGCGCGACTTCGAGCTGGGCCCCCGCTTCCCGCTCGTCATCGCCCCCTTCAACGCCCTGATGCACCTCTACACCCTGGCCGACCAGGACGCCGCGCTCGCCCGCGCGGTCCGCCACCTGGACGCGGGCGGGGTCTTCGCCTTCGACCTCTACAACCCGCTGCAGATCGATGCGGACGCGGCGCTGCGGCTCGAAGGGCGCTACGGGCGAACCGAGGTCTACTACCGCCAGGAACACCACCCCGCCACCCAGCGGCTGACCACCCACTACGTGATCGACGAAACCGGTCCCGACGGCGCCCTCAAACGCCGTCACAACCGGCTCGACCAGCGCTACTTCACCCGCTACGAAATCGAGCGCTGGCTGGCGGCCGCGGGGCTTTCCGGCCGGCTCGCGGGCGGCTTTCAGGGCGAGCCCTTCACCGCCACCAGCCCGGTGATGGTCTGGACCGCGCGGCAGGTAAGCTAG